The genome window CACTCACCAGTCTGGAATAGGCCGGATGACTCCCCATGTGGTGGGGCAAGCGGTGGAACTCCGAGTCGCGCGCCACTGCGGGAAGGAAGATGATGTTCTCCCCATTGTTGATGTTGTAGTCCACGCCCCGAAGCATCCGCATCTGGTCGCTGGTGAAGTTCTTATCGGAGAAGGCCTCCTCCGGAAGCAGATGGTGTGCCTGGTTGATGTACGGGGACTGGCCAATCTTGAAGTTCTGGCCGTGGACGAAGGTGTACCGGCGCGCATGCGTCAGGCTGCCAGGCTTGATTCGCTTGTCCCCGCGCACACGGGTGCCTCGCGCCTGAAGCACGCCCTGGATGATCTCAAGGTCCGCGTAGATCTTGTTCCGGCCACCATTGCCCTTGATGTGCTTGTGGCCTTTATCCCGATAGTCACGCGAGCGCCTGAGCCGGGCCTTCAGCTTGCCCATTCCAGCGAGATGATCTGCCTTCGCCATGCGTGCCCCCGTGGAACTCAGTTCAACTCAATCTTACCACCGCGAATGAGCTGGAGCCCCGAGGCCCGGCTCTCCACTCGAACCCCTCGAAGAAGGATGGTGCCGTCCCGGCGCAGCGTGATGCTTGCCTCGCCTACACGCAACACGATTTCCTTCTCGGCGCCGAGCACCAACCGGTCCTCCTTCGGGGTGTCCTTCGCCTCGGGTACAGAGGGCGCCGGAGCGCCAGCAGCGGCGTCGGGACGGCTCGCCACCTCGAGCAACTGCTCCAGCAGCGAAGGAGCGCTGGTGGCTTGAGCCAGTGCGACCAGAAGCGGACGTGCGGGGTCACCGTCCTCGAACAGCAGCACGACCTCTCGGCGCTCTTCCACCGCCGAACGCAACTGCTCAGCCCCGAGCGAGACGAAGCTCCGGGCCGCGACCGGCATGGACGTCGGATTGCCCGCGAAGTCCACCAGCGCCAGCCCCTCCGGATTCACCCCCATGAGCCTGCCAACACGCGCCCCTGTGATGGGCTCCCGGTGAGCGGCTTGGAGCGTCTTCTCGGGCTTGGCGCCATCATCATTCGAGGCCATGGGCCCCCCAATCCGACGTCGTGCCGTACAGTGCGACCTTCGCCCCAAGGAGACGGCGGACCTGAACGATATCAGGCCCTTCCCAGCCGCTCCACCAGCAGCGCCAGACTCCGGCCCACGATGGAGCGCCGGATCTGCCCCCGGTCCCCAGTGAAGGCGTGCCGCTCCACCGTGGCCTGTCCACCCCGCTGGAGCACCGCGAGGTAGGCCAGGCCCACGGGCTTCTGCGGCGTGCCGCCTCCGGGTCCCGCGATGCCTGTCTCCACCAGCACCCAGTCCGCCGTGGAGCGCGCCAGGGCACCATGGGCCATGGCCTCCACGACCTCGGCGCTGACGGAGCCATGCGCTTGCAGCAACGCCAACGGGACGCCGAGCTGCTCCACCTTGGACTCATACGAGTAGGGAATGAAGCCACGCTCGACCACCGCGGAGGCGCCGGGCACCTCCGTCAACGTCGCGCCCAGCAGCCCTCCCGTGCAGGCCTCCACCAACGCCAGGCGAACGCCCGCCGCGCGACACCGCTCCAGCGCCTGCCGCGCCAAGGCCTCCAGGGATGCTTCCGTCATGCGCCCCACTCCATCCCATCCGCGGCGGACCTGCACGCCCAAGAACGGTCACGCCGTGCGTTCCCGGCCGTGTCCTCGCTCGGGGCGCTGCGTCCGAGGCCACCGTAGCAGCCGGACGTGAGGCCCAGTCGGCGCACCGGGGCGGGGACACCGTCCACGGTCGCGCAGTCCGTTGACCGACATCCCCTGGCCGCACTCCGGGTGCCCTCGGCGGCGGATTCCTTGACCCATCCGCGCTCGTGCGCAACAGAGTGCCGCCCGTGTCCTGGCGAGCGTGGAAGGTTGGAGTCCTGGCCCTGATGGCCGCATTCCTGGCGGCCTGTGCGTCCAGGCCGGTGGCCCCTGCCCCTGTGCCAGTCCCAGCAGAACCGGTCGTCACGGGCCCGGTCGCCGAGGCCGAGGGCTATCTGCGCGCCTGGGCCGCGGGGGATGTCGCCTCCATGCGGCGCGCCGTCGTCAACCCGCCCGCGTACTTCGAGGTGATGCACCAGCAGTTCCGCGACGGGCTGCGCATCGTCTCCTCCCAGTTCGAGCTCGGACCGTTCCAGCGCGATGGCGACGCCAGGGTGGCCACCTACCGCGCCGTGCACCTGCTGCGCGGGCTCGGGGAATGGGAGCTGGAAGGAGCGCTGCGCTTCGTCCGTCACCAGGGCCAGTGGCGCGTCCAGTGGACTCCCGCCACGCTGCACCCCGAGGCCCGCGAGGGTGACCTCTTCTCCCGCACCCGCACGGCCCCGCAGCGGGCCGACATCCTCGACTCGCAGGGAACGCCACTCACCCTCCACGGAGAGGTCATCACCATCGGCGTCGACCCCACCCGCGTCCGGAACCACGCGGACGTGGCGGCGGCGCTCCAGGCACATACCGGCGTGAGCACCGCACAGTTCGACGCGGCGCTGAGCGCGGCGGGCACGGCGACGAGCCGCTTCGTGCCCATCATCGACCTGCCCCCCGCGCGCTACCAACAGGTGCGCCCGGCGCTGGCCCCCGTGCCCGGCATCTTCTTCCGCCGCAAGAGCGCCCGTACCCCGACGGACGGCTTCGCGGCGCACACCCTGGGCCGCGTTGGCGAGGTGACGGCCGAGCTGCTACCGCAGATGGGCCCCACCTATCTGCCTGGAGACCTCGTGGGCCTGTCCGGCCTGGAGCGGGCATACGAGGTCCAGCTCGCGGGCAGCCCCTCCGGTGACGTCCTGCTCATGCGCCCCTCGGGCAAGACGCAGGTCCTCTTCCACTTCGAGGGTGAGCCGGGAGCGCCCCTGTCCACCACGCTGCGCCGCGAGGTCCAGGCCGCCGCGGAGGCCGCGCTCGACGGTGTGGCCCACCCCGCGGCCCTCGTCGCCGTGAACAGCGCCACGGGGGCCATCCTCGCCGTGGCCAGCCGGCCGCTCTCGCAGCCGCTGCACCGTGCCCTCACCGGCCGCTACCCGCCCGGGTCCACGTTCAAGGTCGTCACCACGGAGGCGCTGCTCGCCCGAGGCATGCGAGTGGACTCCCCTGTCGCGTGCCCGCCGATGACGATGGTGCGCACCAAGCCCTTCCGGAACTTCGAGGGAGAGTCCCTGGGTGACACCACGCTGCGACAAGTGTTCGCCCACTCGTGCAATACCGCGTTCGTGACGCTCGCGACGGGGCTCGGCGGTGATGCGCTGAGTGCCGCGGCTCGCCGGTTCGGCTTCGATGTGCCCTACTTCCCCGGGCTGACTTCCGCCGGTGCATCGTTCCCCGCGCCCGCGGATGCCATCGAACTGGCGGCCGCCGCCATCGGTCAGGGGCGGGTGCTCGCGACGCCCATGCACATGGCCTCGGTCGCAGCGGCGGCGGAGTCTGGCGAGTGGCGCGCGCCCTACCTCGTGGAAGGACTGGAC of Myxococcus virescens contains these proteins:
- a CDS encoding AHH domain-containing protein gives rise to the protein MAKADHLAGMGKLKARLRRSRDYRDKGHKHIKGNGGRNKIYADLEIIQGVLQARGTRVRGDKRIKPGSLTHARRYTFVHGQNFKIGQSPYINQAHHLLPEEAFSDKNFTSDQMRMLRGVDYNINNGENIIFLPAVARDSEFHRLPHHMGSHPAYSRLVSDDMRRVRNLLDNALAKDKKHKEWNPPEDVKTELMDFQLDYWEMVSTAGPININLFTKPAPKKRGLAKKR
- a CDS encoding penicillin-binding transpeptidase domain-containing protein; this encodes MAAFLAACASRPVAPAPVPVPAEPVVTGPVAEAEGYLRAWAAGDVASMRRAVVNPPAYFEVMHQQFRDGLRIVSSQFELGPFQRDGDARVATYRAVHLLRGLGEWELEGALRFVRHQGQWRVQWTPATLHPEAREGDLFSRTRTAPQRADILDSQGTPLTLHGEVITIGVDPTRVRNHADVAAALQAHTGVSTAQFDAALSAAGTATSRFVPIIDLPPARYQQVRPALAPVPGIFFRRKSARTPTDGFAAHTLGRVGEVTAELLPQMGPTYLPGDLVGLSGLERAYEVQLAGSPSGDVLLMRPSGKTQVLFHFEGEPGAPLSTTLRREVQAAAEAALDGVAHPAALVAVNSATGAILAVASRPLSQPLHRALTGRYPPGSTFKVVTTEALLARGMRVDSPVACPPMTMVRTKPFRNFEGESLGDTTLRQVFAHSCNTAFVTLATGLGGDALSAAARRFGFDVPYFPGLTSAGASFPAPADAIELAAAAIGQGRVLATPMHMASVAAAAESGEWRAPYLVEGLDGGPSSPLSDGVRAPLSALMRAVVMEGSGKAGRQVPGLGGKTGTAEFGTVAPLPTHAWFIGFRKGVGFAVLVEGGGVGGRVAAPIAAKFAGAL
- a CDS encoding CinA family protein — encoded protein: MTEASLEALARQALERCRAAGVRLALVEACTGGLLGATLTEVPGASAVVERGFIPYSYESKVEQLGVPLALLQAHGSVSAEVVEAMAHGALARSTADWVLVETGIAGPGGGTPQKPVGLAYLAVLQRGGQATVERHAFTGDRGQIRRSIVGRSLALLVERLGRA
- a CDS encoding DUF6484 domain-containing protein, whose amino-acid sequence is MASNDDGAKPEKTLQAAHREPITGARVGRLMGVNPEGLALVDFAGNPTSMPVAARSFVSLGAEQLRSAVEERREVVLLFEDGDPARPLLVALAQATSAPSLLEQLLEVASRPDAAAGAPAPSVPEAKDTPKEDRLVLGAEKEIVLRVGEASITLRRDGTILLRGVRVESRASGLQLIRGGKIELN